A single Streptomyces sp. 2114.4 DNA region contains:
- a CDS encoding ABC transporter permease: MTSPSQTAATESDAPGLGPQGLKKEKKSKGGELVGRSPGQLMWMRFKRDRTGVVCAIVVIAFFVIAALAPVISSLYGKDPYTLYGGEDPSLLDEFSYPAGPNGGISGDFWFGIEPRLGRDLFTQLIYGIRTSLGISLAVTVLVVVTGTIIGITAGYVGGKTDYWAGRVIDFLLAFPSQLTFVAFMPVVVALFVPPGDETPTYVRVIALILVQWALGWMGLARLLRGQVMSLRERDFVEAARVAGASPWRIISKELLPNVVTPILVQSTYMLPLFVTAEAGLSFLGVGILEPTPDWGRLFHTAGQVYEGDPTFLLFPGAAMVIFVLCFNLLGDSVRDAFDPKSGR, translated from the coding sequence ATGACTAGTCCATCCCAGACCGCGGCTACAGAGTCCGACGCTCCAGGACTCGGGCCGCAGGGTCTGAAGAAGGAAAAGAAGAGCAAGGGCGGTGAGCTCGTCGGCCGATCCCCCGGCCAATTGATGTGGATGCGCTTCAAGCGCGACCGCACGGGCGTGGTGTGCGCGATCGTCGTGATCGCCTTCTTCGTCATCGCGGCGCTGGCGCCGGTGATCTCCTCCCTCTACGGCAAGGATCCGTACACCCTCTACGGCGGCGAAGACCCCAGCCTGCTGGACGAGTTCAGTTACCCGGCGGGCCCCAACGGCGGCATCTCCGGAGATTTCTGGTTCGGCATCGAACCGCGCCTGGGCCGCGACCTGTTCACCCAGCTGATCTACGGCATTCGGACCTCACTGGGGATCTCTCTGGCGGTCACCGTCCTCGTGGTCGTCACCGGCACCATCATCGGCATCACGGCGGGCTATGTGGGAGGCAAGACCGACTACTGGGCCGGCCGGGTCATCGACTTCCTGCTCGCCTTCCCCAGCCAGCTGACGTTCGTGGCGTTCATGCCCGTGGTGGTCGCGCTCTTCGTGCCGCCGGGCGACGAGACCCCCACCTACGTCCGGGTGATCGCGCTGATCCTCGTGCAGTGGGCGCTGGGCTGGATGGGCCTGGCCCGTCTGCTGCGCGGGCAGGTGATGTCCCTACGGGAACGGGACTTCGTCGAGGCGGCGAGGGTCGCCGGCGCCTCCCCCTGGCGGATCATCAGCAAGGAACTGCTGCCCAATGTGGTGACCCCGATCCTGGTGCAGAGCACCTACATGCTCCCGCTGTTCGTGACGGCGGAGGCCGGCCTGTCCTTCCTGGGCGTCGGCATCTTGGAGCCGACCCCCGACTGGGGCCGGCTGTTCCACACGGCCGGCCAGGTGTACGAGGGCGACCCGACCTTCCTGCTCTTCCCCGGCGCCGCGATGGTGATCTTCGTGCTCTGCTTCAACCTGCTCGGGGACTCGGTCCGGGACGCCTTCGATCCCAAGTCCGGACGCTGA
- a CDS encoding ABC transporter substrate-binding protein, whose translation MNTLSTRRTRAVIVALAAGSLTLTACSGGSGSGNDKAQTDKDAAAQSKVVPLGTAAQSNGPAAAVAGARNGGTITVYQRDSFNHLDPAQQYVSDVGDLAKLIFRGLTTYTQDDKGNKTLVGDLATDAGQMSDGGKTWKYTLKDGIKFEDGKPITSKDIRHSIERMYAPFVNEGPTYIQQWLSGGGTSYRKALPDGPYKGDHLPKSVLDTPDDKTVVFHFKKPQTQLPYALAMAGYSAVPDSAKDTKDNYDVAPVTSGPYKIASFKAGKSMQLVRNKNWDPKTDPSRHQYVDGYNISFNHQFSDSTKRLKADQGEDKTAISFTNAVEPTLTKQVLDDPSASKRLVQGYQPYVWQLNMNMDRIKDKRIRDAITYAVPSQQVVRIEGGSYGGEVAGGLLSPTVAGYEKGYDPYGKLKKPNGDPEKAKKLLKEAGKVGMKLVYAYANTEIRQNEAVAIANGLTQAGFNVQKKEVDSSSWYQQMGKVKNGFDVYLTGWGQDWPDASTVIPPSYDGSTIEDGATNYSHIRDQHVTDEIKRIQQIPDVKKQTAEWQKLHHYIVEKVNPAVPVFYVKLLQLYGSKIGGVRYNTDTNYLDVNTLFIKK comes from the coding sequence ATGAATACACTCTCCACGCGTAGAACCCGCGCCGTGATCGTGGCCCTGGCGGCCGGTTCACTCACGCTCACCGCCTGCAGCGGCGGCAGCGGCTCGGGCAACGACAAGGCGCAGACCGACAAGGACGCGGCCGCACAGTCGAAGGTGGTGCCGCTCGGCACCGCGGCCCAGTCCAACGGGCCCGCGGCCGCGGTCGCGGGTGCACGCAACGGCGGCACCATCACCGTCTACCAGCGGGACAGCTTCAACCACCTGGACCCGGCTCAGCAGTACGTCAGCGACGTGGGCGACCTGGCCAAGCTGATCTTCCGAGGCCTGACCACCTACACGCAGGACGACAAGGGCAACAAGACCCTCGTCGGTGACCTCGCCACCGACGCCGGCCAGATGTCCGACGGCGGCAAGACCTGGAAGTACACGCTCAAGGACGGCATCAAGTTCGAGGACGGCAAGCCGATCACCTCGAAGGACATCCGGCACTCCATCGAGCGCATGTACGCCCCGTTCGTCAACGAGGGTCCCACCTACATCCAGCAGTGGCTGTCGGGCGGGGGCACGAGCTACCGCAAGGCGCTGCCGGACGGCCCGTACAAGGGCGACCACCTGCCCAAGTCAGTGCTGGACACCCCGGACGACAAAACCGTCGTCTTCCACTTCAAGAAGCCGCAGACGCAGCTGCCCTACGCGCTGGCGATGGCGGGCTACAGCGCAGTCCCGGACAGCGCCAAGGACACCAAGGACAACTACGACGTCGCGCCGGTCACCAGCGGCCCGTACAAGATCGCGTCGTTCAAGGCCGGCAAGTCCATGCAGCTGGTGCGGAACAAGAACTGGGACCCCAAGACCGACCCGTCGCGCCACCAGTACGTCGACGGCTACAACATCTCCTTCAACCACCAGTTCTCCGACTCCACCAAGCGGCTGAAGGCCGACCAGGGCGAGGACAAGACCGCCATCAGCTTCACCAACGCCGTGGAGCCGACGCTGACCAAGCAGGTGCTGGACGACCCCAGCGCCAGCAAGCGCCTGGTGCAGGGCTACCAGCCCTACGTCTGGCAGCTGAACATGAACATGGACCGCATCAAGGACAAGCGGATCCGTGACGCCATAACCTACGCCGTGCCGAGCCAGCAGGTCGTCCGGATCGAGGGCGGCAGCTACGGCGGTGAGGTCGCCGGCGGTCTGCTCTCCCCGACCGTCGCGGGCTACGAGAAGGGCTACGACCCCTACGGCAAGCTGAAGAAGCCGAACGGCGACCCGGAGAAGGCCAAGAAGCTCCTCAAGGAAGCCGGCAAGGTGGGCATGAAGCTCGTCTACGCCTACGCCAACACCGAGATCCGGCAGAACGAGGCCGTCGCCATCGCCAACGGGCTGACCCAGGCCGGCTTCAACGTCCAGAAGAAGGAGGTCGACTCCTCCTCCTGGTACCAGCAGATGGGCAAGGTCAAGAACGGCTTCGACGTTTATCTGACCGGCTGGGGCCAGGACTGGCCGGACGCCTCGACCGTCATCCCGCCGTCCTACGACGGCAGCACCATCGAGGACGGCGCCACCAACTACTCGCACATCCGGGACCAGCACGTCACCGACGAGATCAAGCGCATCCAGCAGATCCCGGACGTGAAGAAGCAGACCGCGGAGTGGCAGAAGCTCCACCACTACATCGTGGAGAAGGTCAACCCGGCCGTCCCGGTGTTCTACGTCAAGTTGCTCCAGCTGTACGGCTCGAAGATCGGCGGTGTCCGCTACAACACGGACACCAACTACCTCGACGTGAACACCCTGTTCATCAAGAAGTAA
- a CDS encoding prolyl oligopeptidase family serine peptidase: MTGQPSFPRQHARTQRFTLGAPRGYTLSPDGARVVFLRSPSGTDRSQQLWVLDLEAGREFPAADPRALLAGAQEDLPPQERARRERSRESSAGIVGYATDSAVELAAFTLSGRLFVSELRAGTTRELPVRGPVVDPRPSPDGRQVAFVADGRLRVIAVDGATTSDGDDGGRAGDGPADRVLAEPDGPEVTWGLAEFIAAEEMGRYRGFWWSPDSDAVLAARVDEAPVQRWWIADPAHPDREPARVAYPAAGTRNAGVTLTLFGLDGSRTDIGWDTERYPYLARVHWSAAGPPLLLVQARDQRDQRYLAVDTATGTTRTVHEEEDEAWVEPFPGAPAWTPDGRLVRISDEGGARKLFVGARPLTGAPLHVRAVLDIGEDDVLFSASGADMHDIGVYRAWFRGSGDQGGWERVGERAYPTVSSAVRGGAVTVLSQASLERPGTQVDVVRLDPDGGEKVLASIGSCAEEPVLTARPRLVLAGERRIPCAVLLPTGYQEGDGPLPVLMDPYGGPHGQRVVAAHHAHLTSQWFADQGFAVIVADGRGTPGRSPAWEKAMFRKVAEVALDDQVHALQALADSFPLDMERVAIRGWSFGGYLAGLAALRRPDVFHAAVVGAPVTDLRLYDTHYQERYLGHPDEEPAVYAANSLITDEGLSGAQEPHRPMLIVHGLADDNVVVAHALRLSSALLAAGRRHEVLPLSGVTHMASQEQVAENLLLLQVDFLKRSLGMAT, translated from the coding sequence ATGACCGGACAGCCTTCGTTCCCGCGGCAACACGCCCGTACGCAGCGCTTCACTCTGGGCGCACCGCGCGGCTACACCCTCTCCCCCGACGGCGCGCGCGTCGTCTTCCTGCGTTCCCCCTCGGGCACCGACCGCAGCCAGCAGTTGTGGGTGCTCGATCTGGAAGCGGGGCGGGAGTTCCCGGCCGCCGATCCGCGGGCCCTGCTGGCCGGGGCGCAGGAGGACCTGCCACCACAGGAGCGGGCCCGTCGCGAGCGCAGCCGGGAGAGTTCGGCGGGCATCGTCGGCTATGCGACGGACTCCGCCGTGGAGTTGGCGGCGTTCACCCTCTCCGGCCGGCTGTTCGTCTCCGAGCTGCGGGCCGGCACCACCCGTGAACTCCCGGTCCGGGGCCCGGTCGTGGACCCCCGCCCCTCGCCGGACGGCCGGCAGGTGGCCTTTGTGGCGGACGGCCGGCTGCGGGTGATCGCGGTGGACGGCGCCACGACCTCGGACGGGGACGACGGCGGCCGCGCGGGCGACGGACCGGCGGACCGGGTGCTGGCCGAGCCCGACGGGCCGGAGGTGACCTGGGGGCTCGCGGAGTTCATCGCGGCCGAGGAGATGGGCCGCTACCGGGGCTTTTGGTGGTCTCCGGACAGTGACGCGGTGCTGGCGGCGCGGGTCGACGAGGCGCCGGTGCAGCGCTGGTGGATCGCCGACCCCGCCCATCCGGACCGCGAGCCCGCACGGGTCGCGTACCCGGCGGCGGGCACCCGCAACGCCGGGGTCACGCTGACGCTGTTCGGCCTGGACGGCTCGCGCACGGACATCGGCTGGGACACCGAGCGCTACCCCTATCTGGCGCGCGTCCACTGGTCGGCGGCCGGGCCGCCGCTGCTGCTCGTCCAGGCCCGCGACCAGCGCGACCAGCGCTATCTGGCCGTCGACACCGCGACCGGCACGACCAGGACGGTGCACGAGGAGGAGGACGAGGCGTGGGTCGAGCCGTTCCCCGGGGCGCCGGCCTGGACGCCGGACGGACGGCTGGTGCGGATCTCGGACGAGGGCGGCGCGCGCAAACTGTTCGTCGGCGCCCGCCCGTTGACCGGCGCTCCCCTGCACGTCCGGGCCGTTCTCGACATCGGCGAGGACGATGTCCTGTTCTCCGCGAGCGGCGCCGACATGCACGACATCGGCGTCTACCGCGCCTGGTTCCGCGGCAGCGGTGACCAGGGCGGCTGGGAGCGGGTCGGCGAGCGGGCGTATCCGACGGTGTCCTCCGCGGTGCGTGGTGGCGCGGTGACCGTGCTGTCGCAGGCCTCGCTGGAGCGGCCCGGCACCCAGGTGGACGTGGTGCGACTGGATCCCGACGGCGGCGAGAAGGTGCTCGCCTCCATCGGCTCCTGCGCCGAGGAGCCCGTGCTGACCGCCCGCCCCCGTCTCGTCCTGGCCGGGGAACGCCGGATTCCGTGCGCGGTGCTGCTGCCCACCGGATATCAGGAGGGCGACGGTCCGCTGCCGGTGCTGATGGACCCGTACGGCGGTCCGCACGGCCAGCGGGTGGTGGCCGCGCACCACGCCCACCTGACCTCCCAGTGGTTCGCCGACCAGGGGTTCGCGGTGATCGTTGCGGACGGCCGGGGCACCCCGGGGCGCTCCCCCGCGTGGGAAAAGGCGATGTTCCGCAAGGTCGCGGAGGTCGCCCTGGACGACCAGGTCCACGCCCTTCAGGCGCTGGCCGATTCCTTTCCCCTGGACATGGAGCGGGTGGCGATCCGCGGCTGGTCCTTCGGCGGCTATCTCGCGGGGCTCGCGGCGCTGCGCCGCCCCGATGTCTTCCATGCGGCGGTGGTCGGTGCGCCGGTGACCGATCTGCGTCTGTACGACACCCATTACCAGGAGCGGTATCTCGGCCACCCGGACGAGGAGCCGGCCGTCTACGCCGCGAACTCGCTGATCACGGACGAGGGGCTGTCCGGGGCACAGGAGCCGCACCGCCCGATGCTGATCGTGCACGGCCTCGCGGACGACAACGTCGTAGTGGCGCACGCGCTGCGGCTCTCCTCGGCGCTGCTGGCGGCGGGCCGCCGGCACGAGGTGCTGCCGCTGTCCGGCGTGACGCATATGGCCTCGCAGGAACAGGTGGCCGAAAACCTCCTGCTGCTGCAGGTGGACTTCCTCAAGCGGTCGCTGGGGATGGCGACCTGA
- the mshB gene encoding N-acetyl-1-D-myo-inositol-2-amino-2-deoxy-alpha-D-glucopyranoside deacetylase: MSPQPAPSRSVPSGGSASRPAFSRRLLLVHAHPDDESIVNGVTMAKYAAEGAHVTLVTCTLGEEGEVIPPELAHLAPDRDDTLGPYRAGELAAAMEALGVTDHRFLGGPGRYRDSGMMGAVQNERPDAFWQAPLDEAAADLVAVIREVRPQVLVAYDPHGGYGHPDHIQAHRVAMRGAELAARADFRPELGRAHAIAKIYWNCTPRSVVEEGFARLHAAGHRFPGVATVDDVPGVVPDSEVTAALHGDAAQIAAKTAAMRAHYTQIAVDGPFFALSNDLGQPLFGSEHYRLVQGVPGAAVGAHEDDLFAGVGDMADMEESVCIEEAAE; the protein is encoded by the coding sequence ATGAGTCCTCAGCCCGCCCCGTCCCGGTCGGTCCCCTCCGGGGGAAGCGCGTCGCGCCCGGCCTTTTCCCGCCGGCTGCTGCTGGTGCATGCGCACCCCGACGACGAGTCGATCGTCAACGGCGTGACCATGGCCAAGTACGCGGCCGAAGGTGCGCACGTCACCCTGGTGACCTGCACGCTCGGCGAGGAGGGCGAGGTCATCCCGCCCGAGCTCGCCCACCTCGCGCCGGACCGTGACGACACCCTCGGCCCGTACCGCGCCGGCGAGCTGGCCGCCGCGATGGAGGCCCTGGGTGTCACGGACCACCGCTTCCTCGGCGGGCCGGGCCGCTACCGGGACTCCGGGATGATGGGCGCGGTACAGAACGAGCGGCCGGACGCCTTCTGGCAGGCCCCGCTCGACGAGGCGGCCGCCGATCTGGTGGCCGTGATCCGCGAGGTCAGGCCGCAGGTCCTGGTCGCCTACGACCCGCACGGCGGATACGGCCACCCCGATCACATCCAGGCCCACCGGGTGGCGATGCGCGGCGCCGAGCTGGCCGCCCGGGCGGATTTCCGGCCCGAGCTGGGCCGTGCGCATGCGATCGCGAAGATCTACTGGAACTGCACTCCCCGGTCCGTGGTCGAGGAGGGCTTCGCGCGGCTGCACGCGGCCGGTCACCGCTTCCCCGGAGTCGCCACCGTCGACGATGTGCCGGGCGTGGTGCCGGACTCCGAGGTCACGGCGGCCCTCCATGGCGATGCCGCGCAGATCGCCGCCAAGACGGCGGCGATGCGGGCGCACTACACCCAGATCGCGGTCGACGGGCCGTTCTTCGCGCTCTCCAACGACTTGGGCCAGCCACTGTTCGGCTCGGAACATTATCGGCTGGTGCAGGGTGTCCCGGGTGCCGCGGTGGGCGCCCATGAGGACGATCTTTTCGCGGGTGTGGGTGACATGGCGGATATGGAGGAGAGTGTCTGTATCGAGGAGGCGGCGGAATGA
- a CDS encoding ABC transporter ATP-binding protein, translated as MTTTATTTPTTAQGADRAPVVSFRQVSKSYGAVRAVTDLDLELSPGETVALLGPNGAGKSSALDLLLGLRHADSGSVTLFGTTPQRAIAQGKVGAMLQSGGLMEGVKVKELVKLARDLHPRGYPLDRILASAGITDIADRLVDKLSGGQEQRVRFALATAGANDLIVLDEPTTGMDVSARQTFWGAMRRQAEQGRTVLFATHYLEEADEIADRVIVLHRGRVLADGTAAEIKARAGARRISFELDGPVDREALQSLPSLAALEISGRTVRIRSHDADATVHALYGLGLRPHHLEVTGLGLEQAFIALTTASDATPATAEEAAR; from the coding sequence ATGACGACCACAGCGACCACCACACCCACCACCGCGCAGGGGGCGGACCGGGCACCCGTGGTCAGCTTCCGGCAGGTCAGCAAGAGTTACGGCGCGGTGCGCGCGGTGACCGACCTGGACCTGGAGCTGTCCCCGGGAGAGACCGTCGCGCTCCTCGGCCCGAACGGCGCGGGCAAGTCCTCGGCCCTCGACCTGCTCCTCGGCCTGCGCCACGCCGACTCCGGCAGCGTGACCCTCTTCGGCACGACCCCGCAGCGCGCCATCGCGCAGGGCAAGGTCGGCGCGATGCTGCAGAGCGGCGGCCTGATGGAGGGCGTCAAGGTCAAGGAACTGGTCAAGCTCGCCCGCGATCTGCACCCGCGCGGCTACCCGCTCGACCGGATCCTGGCCTCCGCCGGCATCACCGACATCGCCGACCGCCTGGTCGACAAGCTCTCCGGCGGCCAGGAACAGCGGGTGCGCTTCGCCCTCGCCACGGCCGGCGCCAATGACCTGATCGTGCTGGACGAGCCGACCACCGGTATGGACGTCTCCGCCCGGCAGACCTTCTGGGGCGCGATGCGCCGGCAGGCCGAGCAGGGCCGTACGGTCCTCTTTGCGACGCACTACCTCGAAGAGGCCGACGAGATCGCCGACCGGGTGATCGTGCTGCACCGCGGCCGGGTGCTCGCCGACGGCACCGCCGCCGAGATCAAGGCCAGGGCGGGCGCCCGCAGGATCAGCTTCGAGCTCGACGGGCCGGTCGACCGCGAGGCGCTGCAGAGCCTGCCGTCCCTGGCCGCCCTGGAGATCTCCGGACGCACGGTCCGCATCCGGTCCCACGACGCCGATGCCACCGTCCACGCTCTCTACGGCCTCGGCCTGCGCCCGCACCACCTCGAAGTCACCGGCCTCGGTCTGGAACAGGCCTTCATCGCCCTGACCACCGCTTCCGACGCGACCCCCGCCACCGCCGAGGAGGCGGCCCGATGA
- a CDS encoding DUF6113 family protein, protein MSTAKGGGGDAGGNGRAAAAGEGGSPSGGKGGAASGKGQRSRAGSGGTPGARSGAPVVPRAGAALTAPLTPGRVGIYVLLLVTGVLVAFAGTLVQAAWFPGGLVLALAGVGGLFYGGVRATGTSAGVLVPGGAWLVTVFLLLSNVRPEGDFLFGAGVGSYIFLLGGILVAVICATAAQMRTTAARYGRVGG, encoded by the coding sequence ATGAGTACGGCGAAGGGCGGCGGGGGCGACGCCGGAGGAAACGGCCGGGCGGCGGCCGCCGGTGAGGGCGGCTCGCCCTCCGGTGGCAAGGGCGGCGCGGCGTCCGGCAAGGGGCAGCGGTCGAGGGCGGGCTCGGGCGGCACGCCCGGTGCGCGGTCCGGTGCCCCCGTGGTGCCGCGGGCGGGCGCCGCGCTGACCGCGCCGCTGACACCGGGCCGGGTGGGCATATATGTGCTTCTTCTGGTCACGGGCGTGCTGGTCGCCTTCGCCGGAACGCTGGTGCAAGCGGCCTGGTTCCCCGGCGGGTTGGTGCTGGCGCTGGCCGGTGTCGGCGGCCTCTTCTACGGGGGCGTCCGGGCGACCGGCACCTCCGCGGGCGTGCTGGTGCCCGGCGGGGCCTGGCTGGTGACGGTGTTCCTGCTGCTGAGCAACGTCCGCCCGGAAGGCGACTTCCTTTTCGGCGCGGGGGTCGGTTCGTACATCTTCCTGCTGGGCGGCATCCTGGTCGCTGTGATCTGCGCCACCGCCGCCCAGATGCGCACGACGGCCGCCCGGTACGGGCGAGTTGGCGGATGA